A region of uncultured Carboxylicivirga sp. DNA encodes the following proteins:
- a CDS encoding SusF/SusE family outer membrane protein encodes MKYFKIFSALLILGLFVSCDEEEKIQVPADAVKPVLSAPQSGDTFILEKVNEEEVFTTFIWSDADFVIPVVEEYSIDVDVAGGDFSGNKVIATSITSPKEVTVGDFNKALLAAGFEDGTAHDIILRVSANHHLATETIEMNVTPYFDAEPWSVIGSAVGGWDTANDQYMTYDKDNDVYTITLDMTPGDFKFRAPKKDSDPWKYNFGLTGSSEVIENAQNIELEQDGSNVQTLGGNYTITLNVTGQTFSIVQNSASELTNWTGVVLDAVGSGISSDNANATADGSSWNWGNVLIGDDEGKPASNGTTFTWKWTGIILEADEGFKLRTLNGVAAPENGISFDVGYSALDVDNSTDKVVDNGGNLSVNAKGEYTITLEIDAANGDAKKIIIEEYTQYPEQIFLVGDATAYGWDTPGTKSEAVMHKIAGGDANLGVFWKIAYLEAGKGFKISAADWTSPNVGFGEVTEFDVNGQTVSDNGGNMSIATSGMYTIVIDLRGGTTKVSVTDVMVYGIGDAFGGWDENVAGNLFTVDNTAKTVTSPALTGNASIRSYVDHEWIPAWWNAEFVPNTGVIEYRNDGGDPSAIAGTAGQVITYVFDDNTCTLE; translated from the coding sequence ATGAAATATTTTAAAATATTTTCTGCACTATTGATACTTGGTCTTTTTGTTTCATGTGATGAAGAGGAAAAGATTCAGGTTCCTGCAGATGCTGTTAAACCAGTATTATCAGCTCCGCAAAGTGGAGATACATTCATTCTTGAAAAGGTAAATGAAGAAGAAGTTTTCACCACCTTTATATGGAGTGATGCAGACTTTGTGATTCCTGTTGTTGAAGAGTATTCAATAGATGTTGATGTTGCAGGTGGAGACTTCTCCGGTAATAAAGTAATCGCAACGAGTATAACATCGCCAAAAGAAGTTACGGTAGGTGACTTTAATAAAGCTTTACTTGCTGCCGGTTTTGAGGACGGTACAGCTCATGATATTATCTTGCGTGTAAGTGCAAATCATCATTTGGCAACCGAGACTATTGAAATGAATGTAACACCATATTTCGATGCTGAACCTTGGAGTGTGATTGGTAGTGCTGTTGGTGGTTGGGATACTGCTAATGATCAGTACATGACATACGATAAGGATAATGATGTTTATACAATTACTTTGGATATGACGCCAGGTGATTTTAAATTTAGGGCTCCTAAAAAAGATAGTGATCCTTGGAAATATAATTTTGGTCTGACAGGAAGTTCAGAAGTAATTGAAAATGCTCAAAATATTGAACTTGAGCAGGATGGATCTAATGTTCAAACTTTAGGTGGTAACTATACAATTACCCTTAATGTAACAGGGCAAACCTTCTCAATTGTACAAAATTCAGCTAGTGAATTAACAAATTGGACAGGTGTTGTTTTAGATGCTGTGGGAAGTGGAATTAGTTCTGATAATGCAAATGCTACAGCAGATGGTAGTTCTTGGAATTGGGGTAATGTATTAATTGGTGATGATGAAGGTAAGCCTGCATCAAACGGTACAACATTTACATGGAAGTGGACAGGAATTATATTGGAAGCAGATGAAGGATTTAAACTAAGAACATTGAATGGTGTAGCTGCTCCTGAAAATGGTATTAGTTTTGATGTTGGATACAGTGCTTTAGATGTTGATAATAGTACTGATAAAGTTGTTGATAACGGAGGAAACTTATCTGTTAATGCCAAAGGTGAGTATACAATTACATTGGAAATTGATGCTGCCAATGGAGATGCTAAAAAAATCATTATTGAAGAGTATACTCAATATCCTGAACAAATTTTCTTGGTGGGTGATGCCACTGCATATGGATGGGATACTCCTGGAACTAAATCAGAGGCTGTTATGCATAAGATTGCAGGTGGAGATGCAAATCTAGGTGTTTTCTGGAAGATTGCGTATCTGGAAGCAGGTAAGGGATTTAAAATTTCTGCAGCAGACTGGACAAGTCCAAATGTTGGTTTTGGAGAAGTTACAGAGTTTGATGTTAACGGACAAACGGTTTCTGATAATGGTGGAAACATGAGTATTGCAACTTCAGGTATGTATACCATTGTAATTGATCTTCGAGGTGGAACTACTAAGGTTTCAGTTACAGATGTTATGGTATATGGTATTGGTGATGCATTTGGTGGCTGGGATGAGAATGTTGCAGGCAATTTATTTACAGTTGATAACACTGCAAAAACAGTAACTTCACCTGCTTTAACAGGTAATGCATCAATACGCTCATATGTTGATCATGAATGGATACCTGCATGGTGGAATGCTGAATTTGTTCCTAATACAGGAGTAATTGAGTATCGTAATGATGGAGGTGATCCATCTGCAATTGCAGGAACTGCAGGTCAGGTTATTACATATGTATTTGATGATAATACTTGCACATTAGAATAG